The following are from one region of the Chitinivibrionales bacterium genome:
- a CDS encoding DUF2344 domain-containing protein, with protein sequence SIHRAFVAARIPIAYSQGFNPHPRMAFGPPLPLGACGMREYFDVAATGNIGEEWTDVNRWLPRDLEVIECISCNHKPSSITSSLKAGEYLVRFTDEIGEKDIERAVDEFKKQSRIVVTLEKKGRTVEKDIAPMVTGLEKVMLSGCPGLRARLSLAPDRTCRPADLLAKLFPGRSPSSFAVTRMECLL encoded by the coding sequence ACAGTATCCATCGCGCCTTTGTGGCCGCCCGAATACCCATCGCCTATTCGCAGGGATTCAATCCCCATCCCAGAATGGCTTTCGGACCGCCGTTGCCACTGGGAGCATGCGGAATGCGGGAATATTTCGATGTTGCGGCTACCGGAAATATCGGCGAAGAGTGGACGGATGTCAACAGATGGCTCCCCAGGGATCTCGAGGTGATCGAGTGCATATCCTGTAATCACAAACCATCATCGATAACATCATCGCTCAAGGCCGGGGAGTATCTCGTGAGGTTTACGGATGAAATTGGCGAAAAAGATATCGAGAGGGCAGTTGATGAATTCAAAAAACAGTCCCGGATTGTGGTGACCCTGGAGAAAAAAGGAAGAACGGTCGAAAAAGATATTGCCCCGATGGTTACCGGCCTCGAAAAGGTAATGCTTTCGGGCTGTCCCGGATTGCGGGCACGGCTCTCACTTGCGCCCGACCGGACCTGCCGCCCTGCCGATCTTCTTGCAAAGCTCTTTCCGGGGAGAAGCCCCTCCTCGTTTGCCGTAACCCGGATGGAGTGCCTGTTGTAG
- the recB gene encoding exodeoxyribonuclease V subunit beta translates to MKDLYPAFDLLSSPLSGNNLIEAGAGTGKTYTIACIYVRLIVESRLPLRQILVVTFTEAATDELRTRVRDMLVKTRSIFLHEEPPREPFFLGLVQKTGNHETAVALLTDAINGFDEAAIFTIHGFCRKVLHDYAFESKTIFSPTLAADQTEYVLQVFYDFWRNNLYDESLLFLSYADSKGFSLDKLSGLWHEIHNHPLITVLPEKVTNPDTITHEQRFTKLFTVTKEMWNDKRDEITKLLLESPSLNRNRYRKSSLTTLFTELDMLFSARSPLLPLPKNFNRITRTHLAAPGSVKKNGTPPEHDFFERCDDLEKAAQELSSRYDRRIIYYKKHLITEMERRLPELKRQHGVLSFDDLLANVYTALTSSSGNRLAEQVRAHFKAALIDESQDTDPVQHAIFTTFFGNQCTFFLIGDPKQSIYAFRGADIFAYIRAKRAIKKPYGLLENWRSEPRLISAINALFSPCTNPFLIEDIPYMPIRPAKKERTKTLVLKDKPPAPFQLWFLRRDSLADKDGAIPKGIAQNIIIKGVVNEITHLLSMAREGEAHIGNRPVHPSDIAVLVRKKSQALALQEALSLHNVACVVYSDANLFDSDEAADMYKVLQAIASPGNESLLRTALVTSLFGIDGKVLYEITQDDRLWESWFEEFCSYHDLWHNAGFMRMFGELLHRENVRVRLLKLPNGERCLTNLLHLGEVLHENWRRLGPSELVRRLGEYIDPSSPRDPVYQLRLERDENAVTLATIHKSKGLEYPIVFVPFCWEGINEKISTCIFHDTAKGHETFCDLGSSDMAAHREAARFEQMAENIRLLYVAVTRARFRCYLVWGYFKGASTSAFTRLFHTPDQENSSILTATEEAFKALDSDEKMLEDLRTFQRASEGIGITEFPSMPPIPPAPESSPHDTAVYREFRGTITGAWRVSSFSALTSRHSHSADIPDYDALSLEDETVAETGTKDDGPPFSSIVSFPRGTKAGSFLHSILETIDFTDSDTERLRDTVARKLSIYGFEPEWNDMVCSTIKDLLRLELPGSFGPVSLQTVSWSRRLTELEFYFPLKQFSRPAMAELFSRHSNPAIAKSFPDKIEQLEISPIKGFIKGYVDLIFAHNNRFYCIDWKSNYLGPTPDDYTESALVKAMSDDYYIMQYHLYLVALHRYLHTRLPDYDYSTHMGDTFYIFLRGVDPAQPAKGVFRDRPSKEFIEALSEMMIGEVEIEVKDKIKR, encoded by the coding sequence ATGAAAGATCTGTATCCGGCATTCGATCTCCTTTCCTCTCCCCTTTCGGGAAATAATCTGATAGAGGCAGGCGCGGGTACGGGCAAGACCTATACCATTGCATGCATTTACGTGCGGCTTATTGTCGAATCCCGCCTCCCGCTCCGTCAAATCCTGGTGGTGACGTTCACCGAAGCTGCAACCGATGAATTGCGCACCAGAGTACGGGACATGCTGGTTAAGACACGCAGCATATTCCTTCACGAAGAACCACCCCGGGAACCATTTTTTCTGGGTCTGGTGCAGAAAACCGGCAATCACGAAACCGCCGTTGCTTTGCTCACCGATGCGATCAATGGTTTCGATGAAGCGGCTATATTCACTATTCACGGTTTTTGCCGCAAAGTGCTCCACGATTATGCATTCGAAAGCAAGACGATATTCAGTCCTACCCTTGCCGCCGATCAGACCGAATATGTTTTGCAGGTTTTTTACGATTTCTGGCGTAACAATCTCTACGACGAGTCGCTTCTTTTCTTAAGCTATGCCGATTCAAAGGGATTTTCACTCGATAAGCTTTCAGGGCTCTGGCACGAAATTCACAATCACCCGCTAATTACTGTTCTTCCCGAAAAAGTCACTAATCCCGACACGATCACGCATGAGCAGCGGTTTACAAAGCTCTTTACGGTAACAAAGGAAATGTGGAACGATAAGCGGGATGAGATAACAAAACTGCTTCTGGAATCGCCGTCGCTCAACCGGAACCGGTACCGGAAAAGCAGCCTGACAACACTTTTTACCGAACTCGATATGCTCTTTTCGGCCCGGTCACCGCTTCTTCCGCTTCCAAAAAATTTTAATCGCATAACCCGCACTCATCTTGCAGCGCCGGGATCGGTGAAAAAAAATGGAACACCTCCGGAGCATGACTTTTTTGAGCGTTGCGACGACCTTGAAAAGGCGGCGCAGGAGCTGTCGAGCCGGTATGACCGGCGCATAATCTATTACAAAAAACATTTAATTACCGAAATGGAACGCCGCCTTCCCGAACTCAAGCGGCAACACGGCGTGCTCTCTTTCGATGATCTCTTAGCCAATGTCTACACCGCCCTCACAAGCAGCAGCGGAAACCGGCTGGCAGAGCAGGTACGCGCGCATTTCAAGGCCGCGCTTATCGATGAATCCCAGGATACCGATCCTGTCCAGCATGCGATTTTCACAACCTTCTTTGGAAACCAGTGTACGTTCTTTCTCATCGGGGATCCGAAACAGTCGATCTATGCATTCCGGGGCGCGGATATCTTTGCCTACATTCGGGCAAAAAGAGCAATCAAAAAGCCCTACGGTCTTTTGGAGAACTGGCGGTCGGAGCCCCGGCTTATCAGCGCGATCAATGCACTCTTTTCCCCCTGCACAAATCCCTTTCTTATCGAGGATATCCCCTACATGCCGATACGTCCCGCAAAAAAGGAACGCACCAAGACACTGGTACTCAAGGATAAACCGCCGGCCCCCTTTCAACTCTGGTTTTTACGGCGGGACAGCCTCGCTGACAAAGACGGCGCCATTCCCAAAGGGATTGCTCAAAATATAATCATCAAGGGAGTGGTCAATGAAATAACGCACCTTCTCAGCATGGCCCGGGAGGGCGAGGCCCATATCGGCAACCGCCCGGTGCACCCCTCGGATATCGCAGTCCTGGTACGCAAAAAATCCCAGGCCCTGGCACTTCAGGAAGCCCTTTCACTTCATAATGTCGCCTGCGTGGTCTACAGCGACGCCAATCTTTTTGATTCCGACGAAGCCGCCGATATGTACAAAGTCCTTCAGGCAATAGCATCCCCGGGGAATGAATCACTGCTCAGGACCGCACTGGTTACGTCGCTGTTCGGCATTGACGGTAAAGTGTTATACGAAATCACTCAGGATGACCGGCTGTGGGAATCCTGGTTTGAGGAATTCTGCTCTTATCACGATCTCTGGCACAACGCCGGATTCATGCGTATGTTCGGGGAACTGTTGCACCGGGAAAATGTCCGGGTCCGTCTGCTCAAACTTCCCAACGGCGAACGGTGTCTGACCAATCTTCTGCATTTGGGCGAAGTGCTCCACGAAAACTGGCGACGGTTGGGGCCCTCGGAGCTGGTCCGTCGGCTGGGCGAGTATATCGATCCGTCATCCCCGCGCGATCCGGTCTATCAACTTCGCCTCGAACGGGATGAGAACGCGGTCACCCTGGCAACTATCCACAAAAGTAAAGGACTCGAGTATCCCATTGTTTTCGTGCCTTTCTGCTGGGAAGGAATAAACGAGAAGATTTCCACCTGTATATTTCACGATACCGCCAAGGGTCATGAGACATTTTGCGATCTGGGATCTTCCGACATGGCCGCCCACCGGGAAGCCGCACGGTTCGAACAGATGGCCGAAAATATCCGTCTGCTCTATGTGGCGGTGACAAGGGCCCGGTTCCGGTGTTACCTGGTGTGGGGATATTTCAAAGGCGCATCCACCTCCGCATTCACCCGGCTGTTTCATACTCCCGATCAGGAGAACTCCTCGATACTCACTGCTACCGAAGAAGCTTTCAAGGCTCTCGATTCGGATGAGAAGATGCTCGAGGATCTCAGGACGTTTCAAAGAGCGAGTGAAGGAATCGGGATAACAGAGTTTCCATCGATGCCGCCGATTCCGCCGGCACCGGAAAGTTCGCCCCATGATACTGCTGTCTACAGAGAATTCAGGGGGACCATTACCGGAGCCTGGCGGGTATCAAGCTTTTCGGCCCTTACCTCCCGCCATAGCCATTCGGCGGACATCCCCGATTACGACGCCCTTTCGCTCGAAGATGAAACCGTTGCCGAAACCGGCACAAAGGACGATGGTCCGCCCTTTTCATCCATTGTTTCCTTTCCCCGGGGGACAAAAGCAGGGTCTTTCCTTCACAGTATCCTCGAAACGATCGATTTCACTGATTCCGACACTGAGAGGCTGCGGGATACTGTTGCCCGGAAACTCTCGATTTATGGATTTGAACCCGAATGGAACGATATGGTTTGCAGCACGATAAAGGATCTGCTGCGCCTCGAACTGCCCGGCAGTTTCGGGCCCGTGTCGTTACAGACGGTCTCCTGGTCGCGACGACTCACCGAACTGGAGTTTTATTTTCCCCTCAAACAGTTTTCCCGGCCGGCCATGGCCGAATTGTTCAGCCGTCACAGCAATCCGGCCATAGCGAAAAGCTTCCCTGATAAAATCGAACAGCTCGAAATATCACCGATCAAAGGATTTATCAAAGGATATGTGGACCTGATTTTTGCTCACAACAACCGGTTTTATTGTATCGACTGGAAATCCAATTACCTTGGCCCAACTCCCGACGATTACACTGAAAGTGCTCTTGTAAAGGCCATGAGTGATGACTATTATATAATGCAGTACCACCTCTACCTTGTCGCACTCCACCGCTACCTTCACACCCGTCTCCCGGATTATGATTATTCCACCCACATGGGTGATACCTTTTATATTTTTCTACGAGGCGTCGATCCTGCACAACCCGCAAAGGGCGTGTTCAGAGACCGGCCGTCAAAGGAGTTTATTGAAGCGTTGAGTGAGATGATGATAGGAGAGGTTGAGATTGAGGTTAAGGATAAGATAAAGCGATAA
- the recD gene encoding exodeoxyribonuclease V subunit alpha, whose translation MISTNQQPPLPPLSYLDLRFAGLMERLHGEECPHLFAAASLTSAFVQQRHICMDLSNVAGVEIPDEYPELKLKSLPDLESWVDTLRGSPVVGDPGDIQPLILDTPLLYLHRYWKYENDLGEQIGARAAHHTPITPDRETCVLLLDRLFPGNEDKEPDLQKVAAYIASQKSLCIITGGPGTGKTTTIAKILGLLLACQRTDNQLRIALSAPTGKAAARLEEAIASAIQKLAISPEQKEKIPTETSTLHRLLGAVPHSSQFRHSSDNPLPFDCVIVDESSMVDLPLMAKLVDAVPLHSRLILLGDKDQLASVEVGAVLGHICTGNAAVGSFSKDMAALIRENAGQKVDSVPEPDTSPLHDCIVNLNKSYRFTQKSGIGQLSRAVNEGCAEKALSILQSSDGGDVAFKEVASKERLLRRLSGLTAQKYEQYFKEPDLKRLFEHLQKFQILCAVRHGPYGVAFCNQTIEKIFSDKGHIDTKQRYYARRPILVTENDYMANLYNGDVGIVMSSLDQAATNRAWFPGKQGVLRSFLPQRLPAHETVFATTVHKSQGSEYDTVLLILPDVPAPILTRELIYTAITRAKKNIEIWGTREVFAEAVGRKITRLSGLERMLWEG comes from the coding sequence ATGATCTCCACTAACCAGCAACCGCCTCTTCCACCCCTCAGCTACCTCGATCTGCGGTTTGCCGGTCTCATGGAGCGGCTTCACGGAGAGGAATGTCCCCATCTCTTTGCAGCGGCATCGCTGACAAGTGCCTTTGTACAGCAGCGTCATATCTGTATGGACCTTTCGAATGTTGCCGGGGTCGAAATTCCCGATGAGTATCCGGAACTGAAATTGAAAAGCCTTCCCGATCTGGAATCATGGGTAGATACGCTTCGCGGTTCTCCGGTGGTTGGCGATCCGGGAGACATTCAACCGCTGATCCTCGATACTCCCCTGCTCTATCTTCACCGGTACTGGAAATACGAAAATGATCTCGGGGAACAGATAGGTGCCCGTGCGGCTCACCATACTCCGATAACTCCAGACCGGGAAACATGCGTTTTGCTGCTCGACCGGCTTTTTCCCGGAAATGAAGACAAAGAACCCGATTTACAGAAGGTGGCGGCATATATTGCATCACAAAAAAGTCTGTGTATTATTACCGGCGGTCCGGGCACCGGTAAAACAACAACGATCGCAAAAATCCTGGGGCTTTTGTTGGCCTGCCAAAGAACGGATAATCAGTTACGGATTGCCCTGAGTGCACCGACCGGCAAAGCAGCGGCACGTCTTGAAGAAGCGATTGCATCGGCAATACAGAAGCTTGCGATTTCTCCGGAACAAAAAGAAAAGATCCCCACCGAAACATCAACCCTCCACCGCCTTCTGGGCGCAGTGCCCCATTCGTCGCAATTCAGACATTCCAGCGACAACCCGCTTCCATTCGATTGTGTCATTGTCGATGAATCCTCCATGGTTGACCTGCCGCTCATGGCAAAGCTTGTGGATGCTGTTCCACTGCACAGCCGCCTGATCCTGCTCGGTGACAAGGACCAGCTCGCATCGGTGGAAGTTGGGGCGGTGCTGGGTCATATCTGCACCGGAAATGCCGCAGTCGGCTCGTTCTCGAAGGACATGGCAGCATTAATACGGGAGAATGCCGGTCAGAAAGTCGATTCGGTCCCGGAACCTGATACCTCGCCGCTCCATGACTGCATTGTCAATCTGAATAAAAGCTACCGTTTTACCCAAAAGAGCGGTATCGGACAACTCAGCAGGGCAGTCAATGAGGGGTGTGCCGAAAAAGCGCTCTCGATTCTTCAATCGAGTGACGGCGGGGATGTCGCCTTTAAAGAAGTGGCATCAAAGGAGCGGCTCCTCCGCCGCCTGTCGGGGCTTACCGCACAAAAGTATGAGCAGTATTTCAAGGAACCCGATCTAAAAAGGCTGTTTGAGCATCTGCAAAAGTTTCAGATTCTCTGCGCTGTCCGCCACGGACCATATGGTGTCGCATTCTGTAACCAGACGATCGAAAAGATTTTCTCGGACAAGGGGCATATCGACACAAAACAGCGCTACTATGCCCGTCGGCCGATTCTGGTAACCGAAAATGATTACATGGCAAATCTTTACAATGGTGATGTCGGCATCGTGATGTCCTCACTCGACCAGGCAGCAACCAATCGTGCCTGGTTCCCCGGCAAACAGGGAGTTTTACGCTCGTTCCTTCCCCAGCGCCTCCCGGCACACGAGACCGTTTTCGCAACCACGGTCCACAAAAGCCAGGGGTCCGAATACGATACGGTCCTCCTCATTCTTCCGGATGTTCCCGCTCCGATTCTGACACGGGAACTTATTTACACGGCAATCACCCGCGCCAAAAAGAACATCGAAATCTGGGGCACCCGTGAAGTTTTTGCTGAAGCTGTTGGTCGGAAAATTACCCGTCTTTCGGGACTAGAGCGGATGTTGTGGGAAGGGTGA